CACCACTCTGCCCTTGCATTCCTGCCCGATAGCTACCTGAGCCTGCGCCCGCACATCCTCCACCTCCACCACCGCCGCCCATGGCTTTTATATAGACGGCTTGCACGTTGGCCGGTCTTGTCCAAACCCCGTTTGCTTCGTATTTCTTAACTTGGGAAAGTTTAAACCCCATTAACCCCACTCCTCAATGATCATCCATCCATCCCTCCCGTTACCGCCTACTCCTAGGTTAGAAGAGCTCCCCGCTTTGTGGACAGCAACCGCACCGCCTCCTCCATGACCTAAATAAGGTGAACTTTGGCCATGAGCGGGGGTTGATGAGGTTATTGATCCCGTTATTCTAGATCTTGGCCGGTCAGGCAAAGCCGCTACATCGTGCGCATCACCATTTCCGATTGTATGATCTGCCCGCACAGTTATCCTTAGTCTCTTATTGGTTCTTTTTACTATTAGTAGGTTTTGGTCGTCCGTATAGGGATCTGATGAAAAGCTAGACGTTGTTGACTCGCTAGAAGCCGTTGACGTTACAAATATTGCTGCATCTCCTCCTTTTCCTCCTCGTATTACGGCAGTATGTATCTTCGTATCTCCGCCATCTCCCCCTTTGTATCCCGTGCTACTTGTTGATATCGAAAACGAACTGCCGGCGCCGCCTATTCCTCCCGCACCAATCGTGACGTTGACTTTACCGGCAAGTACGTCTTTTGGAAAAAATCCCTCGCCCACATTCCCATTATTTCCAGGTTCACCCGCAATACATATAGTTGTCCCAGAAGGCGCCCCAGGCGAAACCGAAACACCTCCTCCCCCTCCTCCTTGTCCGATGAAGTAAATCCCTTTAGTGAACTGGCTTAAGGTTAAAACCCCGCTTGCGGTGAAAACATGTCTTCCGATTAGTCCTTCTTCCTTTGGCTTGGACTGTATCAGGTTCTGCAAGAAGGCCGGATCTCTTAATTCGCTTAACCAAATTTTGACCAAACCTCTGTTTACCACAATTCGACTAAAGCCATTGAGTACCCATAGGAGAACATCTCCATTAGCCAGATTGAAGCTGAGGCTTTCGATAAGAAACTCCGCATCTGATTTTGCTTCTATGCCGCAAGACAGCCACAAAACCCTATCGTCCCCTACAATCTCAGGGGCAATTGTTAGGGTTTCCCCCGCAGCGATCGACTCCTTTCTCAGCCACTTTCCGGCATAGATGCTATATTCGCTCATTCCACGATAAACACGAGCGCATCCGTGAGAAATACCCCATTTGTTAACGGCATCAAATCCCCTCTCCAAACCCCTTTTGCCTTAGACAGGGGTTCAGAAGGAACGCTTGCGCTATTGTCTAGCTCCAAATCTGCAAATGACCCCTCGATCACGTACCCTTTCAGCCCTTCCCCATAAAAGAAGGTCCCCTGTCTCATGTAATAATACGACCCATGGAACTCGCCTCTTTCCTGGCTTGGCCGGTAATTGATGCTCACCATCCTACCTCCTTAAGACTATTTAAGCTCCACCACTCCAAAGAGATGTGATTACCAAACCCTGAATGGTTTGAGATTCGAATCATGGTGATTGTCTTATGAATGAAAAACAAATTATGCTCGTATCCGTTGATCGTAAACATACGCCCGCGTTCCCCCCAAACTCCAGGGAAGCTACTTGAGGGATCCATAGGCGGGTTAAAATGGATGCGTGTTGGATGGAACCCATACGATACCGCCCTAAGATATCCCCCTTCATGGGTACCCAGGTCGATATCTTGGAAATTACCGTTTGTTATGCTCCCCGAAATTGTCCAATCGGGCGGCACCCATGCAAGATGAGTCGGTATTTTCTTTGCCGGCAATGAGATCTCGCGGATGTCCTTTAATACATCCCGAATCTCCTTTGCAATCTTTTGGAATTCAATCCATTCTTCAGCCGTTACCATCAGTTAGCTCCGTTATCGATCCGCCTATAATCAGCGCCCCACAAACCAATAACCCAATATTCGCAGAGTATCCCCCAGCGAGTAATAACACTCCCCCCACCGCCGAGGAAAACAATAAGCTTGTGATCATCCCCGCTCTAAGCATTCCAGAAGTTTCTGAAAAAGGATTACCACCGCACCAGAAAGCCCACCCACGACGGCGGTTACTCCTCGTAGCACCCAGTTTTTCACGTCTTCGCGACTCATCGCTCATTGACCATCGCCCAAATGCCTAAAAAGATGAGTAACCCTACTAATAGCCACGCTCCTAATATCATGGCCCATTGACCGATTTTCTTTTCATCAACCTCTAAAACCTTTCTTACGGGTTCTGTCTTTTCTTTCGCCTCCCTAAGGATAGGGATGGCGTTTACAATATCCTCAAGTACTTTCTTAACCCCCTTTTCGAAATCCCAAATACCGCTTTCCTCTTTCTTTTCTTCCCCTAAAATCTTTTTCCCTTCAGCAACTATCTTATCGAACCGCGAGGGTGATTTTCTTACCCCTTGGTAGGCATCTACCGCCTTCCTCCAGTCCCCCAGCCGCTGATATTGCTTCTTAAGATACGTTGCCGCGGCTTCAATCGAAGCAAAAGGATCATACCGGTTCTCTAACCCAAGCTCTTTAGCGGTTTCCGGCCAAATCTGAGCAATCCCTACGGCCTTCCCCCCATCACCCACCGCATTAGGATTATATCCGCTCTCTATCTGAATAAGACCGGTCAGGATTTCTGGAGGTATTCCTTGTTTCCTTGCTTGCTCAATCGTGTAAGCGATGTACTTTGTCCGACTCATACGACGGGAAACCTTAGCGCTTGCAGGATTTGATTAATCTGATTTGTAAGGTGCCCAAATATTTGCGAATGCTGAACCTGATCCTCCGATCCGAACCTCCGTTCGCTTCGTACCTTCTCAATCTGCTTAACCGACTGATCAAATAGCATTTGCGAATAATTCTTAATAATATCCCATCCCTCCAACCGGATTTTATCCCCGATCGGATCTTCTAACCGCCAGCTCAGCAGTCCATTTTGCCTTTCCCAAATAATATTTGCGCCGGCCCTTAGCCGATCGGCATACAAGCT
The genomic region above belongs to Thermanaerothrix sp. and contains:
- a CDS encoding transglycosylase SLT domain-containing protein produces the protein MSRTKYIAYTIEQARKQGIPPEILTGLIQIESGYNPNAVGDGGKAVGIAQIWPETAKELGLENRYDPFASIEAAATYLKKQYQRLGDWRKAVDAYQGVRKSPSRFDKIVAEGKKILGEEKKEESGIWDFEKGVKKVLEDIVNAIPILREAKEKTEPVRKVLEVDEKKIGQWAMILGAWLLVGLLIFLGIWAMVNER